A window of Pomacea canaliculata isolate SZHN2017 linkage group LG3, ASM307304v1, whole genome shotgun sequence contains these coding sequences:
- the LOC112559110 gene encoding dihydropyrimidinase-like isoform X4 yields the protein MPSLESTDLPVEEKGCSCCGCIDYCFALSAQSRLLIKGGRIVNDDQSFDADIYIEDGIIKQVGNNLVIPGGARTIEARGKLVIPGGIDAHTHMQLPFMGATAADDFYSGTKAALAGGTTMIIDLVCDQRGVSLIDAYEKWRNWADGKVCCDYALQMGVTWWSDQVYKEMEILTQEKGVNSFKMFMAFRNAYMLDDSELYAAFYRCKELGALAMVHAENGRLIDLKAAELISQGVTGPEGHELCRPEEVEAEATQRATTIADQAGAPLLVAPVMSKSSADVISAARRSGKVVFGMPIAASLGTDGTHLWNKCWRHAAGHVTSPPLRPDPSTPGYLLDLLGNNDLQLTGSDNRTFNADQKALGKDDFRYIPSGVNGAEDRMSVLWEKAVHSGKMDACRFVAVTSTSAAKIFNIYPKKGRIAVGSDADIVIWDPKLTRKISAKTHHHAVDFNIFEGMECHGVPLFVITNGHVVVDEGQLKVTQGLGRFVSTPCGGEAVFGRIKARDQARQPMAVEREPYSGPVAEIQEEAQIMKSLDHSAFMTPVEPSFHTRPPTRGGGRNMQDSSFSLSGAQIDDKMGVRSGTRVSNPPGGKSTALW from the exons ATGCCCTCATTGGAAAGCACAGATTTACCTGTGGAGGAAAAAGGCTGCTCATGTTGTGGTTGCATTGATTACTGTTTCGCCCTG AGTGCACAATCACGGCTGCTTATCAAGGGTGGCCGTATTGTTAATGATGACCAGTCATTTGATGCAGACATCTATATTGAAGATGGCATTATTAA GCAGGTGGGGAATAACCTTGTTATCCCTGGTGGAGCCCGTACCATTGAAGCTCGAGGCAAGCTTGTCATTCCTG GGGGCATTGATGCACATACCCATATGCAGCTGCCATTCATGGGGGCTACTGCTGCAGATGATTTCTACAGTGGCACCAAAGCTGCTCTTGCAGGGGGCACCACCATGATCA ttgACCTGGTTTGTGACCAGCGTGGTGTGTCATTGATTGATGCATATGAAAAATGGCGAAACTGGGCTGATGGAAAGGTGTGTTGTGACTATGCTTTGCAAATGGGTGTCACCTGGTGGAGTGACCAAGTATACAAGGAGATGGAGATTCTCACCCAAGAGAAAG GTGTAAATTCCTTCAAGATGTTCATGGCCTTCAGAAACGCCTACATGCTTGATGATTCTGAGCTTTATGCTGCGTTTTATCGATGTAAAGAACTTGGGGCCCTTGCCATGGTGCATGCTGAAAATGGACGGCTCATTGATCTG AAAGCAGCTGAGTTAATTTCCCAAGGAGTGACTGGACCCGAAGGTCATGAACTCTGCCGGCCGGAGGAG GTGGAAGCAGAAGCCACCCAGCGTGCCACTACCATTGCTGATCAGGCAGGAGCTCCACTTCTTGTTGCCCCTGTGATGAGCAAATCATCAGCTGATGTCATTTCTGCTGCACGAAGAAGTG GGAAGGTGGTATTTGGAATGCCCATTGCAGCCAGTCTTGGAACAGATGGTACCCATCTGTGGAATAAGTGCTGGCGTCATGCTGCAGGCCATGTAACCAGTCCACCTCTTAGACCTGATCCCTCAACACCAGGGTATCTGCTTGACCTCCTTGGAAA CAATGATCTGCAGCTGACTGGGTCAGACAATCGCACTTTTAATGCTGACCAGAAGGCACTTGGCAAAGATGATTTCCGGTATATTCCTAGTGGTGTCAATGGAGCCGAGGATCGCATGTCTGTTCTCTGGGAAAAGGCTGTG CATTCTGGCAAGATGGACGCATGCAGATTTGTTGCAGTGACAAGTACTTCTGCAgccaaaatatttaacatttatccAAAGAAG gggCGCATTGCAGTTGGGTCTGATGCTGACATAGTTATCTGGGATCCCAAGCTGACACGCAAGATTTCTGCTAAGACACATCACCATGCAGTAGACTTTAACATCTTTGAAGGCATGGAATGCCATGGTGTGCCGCTTTTTGTTATCACCAATGGTCATGTTGTGGTGGATGAAGGACAG TTGAAAGTAACTCAGGGTCTTGGCCGCTTTGTTTCAACTCCATGCGGTGGCGAGGCTGTGTTTGGTCGCATTAAGGCCAGGGATCAG GCACGACAACCAATGGCAGTAGAGCGAGAACCATATTCAGGTCCTGTAGCAGAAATACAAGAAGAGGCTCAAATCATGAAGTCCCTAGATCATTCAGCCTTCATGACCCCTGTTGAGCCTTCTTTCCATACTCGACCTCCAACACGTGGAGGAGGGCGCAACATGCAAGACTCAAGTTTCTCACTTAGTG GTGCTCAGATTGATGACAAGATGGGTGTTCGTTCAGGAACACGTGTTAGCAATCCTCCAGGTGGTAAGTCAACTGCCCTTTGGTAA
- the LOC112559110 gene encoding dihydropyrimidinase-like isoform X6, whose translation MSAQSRLLIKGGRIVNDDQSFDADIYIEDGIIKQVGNNLVIPGGARTIEARGKLVIPGGIDAHTHMQLPFMGATAADDFYSGTKAALAGGTTMIIDLVCDQRGVSLIDAYEKWRNWADGKVCCDYALQMGVTWWSDQVYKEMEILTQEKGVNSFKMFMAFRNAYMLDDSELYAAFYRCKELGALAMVHAENGRLIDLKAAELISQGVTGPEGHELCRPEEVEAEATQRATTIADQAGAPLLVAPVMSKSSADVISAARRSGKVVFGMPIAASLGTDGTHLWNKCWRHAAGHVTSPPLRPDPSTPGYLLDLLGNNDLQLTGSDNRTFNADQKALGKDDFRYIPSGVNGAEDRMSVLWEKAVHSGKMDACRFVAVTSTSAAKIFNIYPKKGRIAVGSDADIVIWDPKLTRKISAKTHHHAVDFNIFEGMECHGVPLFVITNGHVVVDEGQLKVTQGLGRFVSTPCGGEAVFGRIKARDQARQPMAVEREPYSGPVAEIQEEAQIMKSLDHSAFMTPVEPSFHTRPPTRGGGRNMQDSSFSLSGAQIDDKMGVRSGTRVSNPPGGKSTALW comes from the exons ATG AGTGCACAATCACGGCTGCTTATCAAGGGTGGCCGTATTGTTAATGATGACCAGTCATTTGATGCAGACATCTATATTGAAGATGGCATTATTAA GCAGGTGGGGAATAACCTTGTTATCCCTGGTGGAGCCCGTACCATTGAAGCTCGAGGCAAGCTTGTCATTCCTG GGGGCATTGATGCACATACCCATATGCAGCTGCCATTCATGGGGGCTACTGCTGCAGATGATTTCTACAGTGGCACCAAAGCTGCTCTTGCAGGGGGCACCACCATGATCA ttgACCTGGTTTGTGACCAGCGTGGTGTGTCATTGATTGATGCATATGAAAAATGGCGAAACTGGGCTGATGGAAAGGTGTGTTGTGACTATGCTTTGCAAATGGGTGTCACCTGGTGGAGTGACCAAGTATACAAGGAGATGGAGATTCTCACCCAAGAGAAAG GTGTAAATTCCTTCAAGATGTTCATGGCCTTCAGAAACGCCTACATGCTTGATGATTCTGAGCTTTATGCTGCGTTTTATCGATGTAAAGAACTTGGGGCCCTTGCCATGGTGCATGCTGAAAATGGACGGCTCATTGATCTG AAAGCAGCTGAGTTAATTTCCCAAGGAGTGACTGGACCCGAAGGTCATGAACTCTGCCGGCCGGAGGAG GTGGAAGCAGAAGCCACCCAGCGTGCCACTACCATTGCTGATCAGGCAGGAGCTCCACTTCTTGTTGCCCCTGTGATGAGCAAATCATCAGCTGATGTCATTTCTGCTGCACGAAGAAGTG GGAAGGTGGTATTTGGAATGCCCATTGCAGCCAGTCTTGGAACAGATGGTACCCATCTGTGGAATAAGTGCTGGCGTCATGCTGCAGGCCATGTAACCAGTCCACCTCTTAGACCTGATCCCTCAACACCAGGGTATCTGCTTGACCTCCTTGGAAA CAATGATCTGCAGCTGACTGGGTCAGACAATCGCACTTTTAATGCTGACCAGAAGGCACTTGGCAAAGATGATTTCCGGTATATTCCTAGTGGTGTCAATGGAGCCGAGGATCGCATGTCTGTTCTCTGGGAAAAGGCTGTG CATTCTGGCAAGATGGACGCATGCAGATTTGTTGCAGTGACAAGTACTTCTGCAgccaaaatatttaacatttatccAAAGAAG gggCGCATTGCAGTTGGGTCTGATGCTGACATAGTTATCTGGGATCCCAAGCTGACACGCAAGATTTCTGCTAAGACACATCACCATGCAGTAGACTTTAACATCTTTGAAGGCATGGAATGCCATGGTGTGCCGCTTTTTGTTATCACCAATGGTCATGTTGTGGTGGATGAAGGACAG TTGAAAGTAACTCAGGGTCTTGGCCGCTTTGTTTCAACTCCATGCGGTGGCGAGGCTGTGTTTGGTCGCATTAAGGCCAGGGATCAG GCACGACAACCAATGGCAGTAGAGCGAGAACCATATTCAGGTCCTGTAGCAGAAATACAAGAAGAGGCTCAAATCATGAAGTCCCTAGATCATTCAGCCTTCATGACCCCTGTTGAGCCTTCTTTCCATACTCGACCTCCAACACGTGGAGGAGGGCGCAACATGCAAGACTCAAGTTTCTCACTTAGTG GTGCTCAGATTGATGACAAGATGGGTGTTCGTTCAGGAACACGTGTTAGCAATCCTCCAGGTGGTAAGTCAACTGCCCTTTGGTAA
- the LOC112559110 gene encoding dihydropyrimidinase-like isoform X3 codes for MACVWLVPNALKDKLLSKCVAHYGKKVALRPKPKTGKSAQSRLLIKGGRIVNDDQSFDADIYIEDGIIKQVGNNLVIPGGARTIEARGKLVIPGGIDAHTHMQLPFMGATAADDFYSGTKAALAGGTTMIIDLVCDQRGVSLIDAYEKWRNWADGKVCCDYALQMGVTWWSDQVYKEMEILTQEKGVNSFKMFMAFRNAYMLDDSELYAAFYRCKELGALAMVHAENGRLIDLKAAELISQGVTGPEGHELCRPEEVEAEATQRATTIADQAGAPLLVAPVMSKSSADVISAARRSGKVVFGMPIAASLGTDGTHLWNKCWRHAAGHVTSPPLRPDPSTPGYLLDLLGNNDLQLTGSDNRTFNADQKALGKDDFRYIPSGVNGAEDRMSVLWEKAVHSGKMDACRFVAVTSTSAAKIFNIYPKKGRIAVGSDADIVIWDPKLTRKISAKTHHHAVDFNIFEGMECHGVPLFVITNGHVVVDEGQLKVTQGLGRFVSTPCGGEAVFGRIKARDQARQPMAVEREPYSGPVAEIQEEAQIMKSLDHSAFMTPVEPSFHTRPPTRGGGRNMQDSSFSLSGAQIDDKMGVRSGTRVSNPPGGKSTALW; via the exons AGTGCACAATCACGGCTGCTTATCAAGGGTGGCCGTATTGTTAATGATGACCAGTCATTTGATGCAGACATCTATATTGAAGATGGCATTATTAA GCAGGTGGGGAATAACCTTGTTATCCCTGGTGGAGCCCGTACCATTGAAGCTCGAGGCAAGCTTGTCATTCCTG GGGGCATTGATGCACATACCCATATGCAGCTGCCATTCATGGGGGCTACTGCTGCAGATGATTTCTACAGTGGCACCAAAGCTGCTCTTGCAGGGGGCACCACCATGATCA ttgACCTGGTTTGTGACCAGCGTGGTGTGTCATTGATTGATGCATATGAAAAATGGCGAAACTGGGCTGATGGAAAGGTGTGTTGTGACTATGCTTTGCAAATGGGTGTCACCTGGTGGAGTGACCAAGTATACAAGGAGATGGAGATTCTCACCCAAGAGAAAG GTGTAAATTCCTTCAAGATGTTCATGGCCTTCAGAAACGCCTACATGCTTGATGATTCTGAGCTTTATGCTGCGTTTTATCGATGTAAAGAACTTGGGGCCCTTGCCATGGTGCATGCTGAAAATGGACGGCTCATTGATCTG AAAGCAGCTGAGTTAATTTCCCAAGGAGTGACTGGACCCGAAGGTCATGAACTCTGCCGGCCGGAGGAG GTGGAAGCAGAAGCCACCCAGCGTGCCACTACCATTGCTGATCAGGCAGGAGCTCCACTTCTTGTTGCCCCTGTGATGAGCAAATCATCAGCTGATGTCATTTCTGCTGCACGAAGAAGTG GGAAGGTGGTATTTGGAATGCCCATTGCAGCCAGTCTTGGAACAGATGGTACCCATCTGTGGAATAAGTGCTGGCGTCATGCTGCAGGCCATGTAACCAGTCCACCTCTTAGACCTGATCCCTCAACACCAGGGTATCTGCTTGACCTCCTTGGAAA CAATGATCTGCAGCTGACTGGGTCAGACAATCGCACTTTTAATGCTGACCAGAAGGCACTTGGCAAAGATGATTTCCGGTATATTCCTAGTGGTGTCAATGGAGCCGAGGATCGCATGTCTGTTCTCTGGGAAAAGGCTGTG CATTCTGGCAAGATGGACGCATGCAGATTTGTTGCAGTGACAAGTACTTCTGCAgccaaaatatttaacatttatccAAAGAAG gggCGCATTGCAGTTGGGTCTGATGCTGACATAGTTATCTGGGATCCCAAGCTGACACGCAAGATTTCTGCTAAGACACATCACCATGCAGTAGACTTTAACATCTTTGAAGGCATGGAATGCCATGGTGTGCCGCTTTTTGTTATCACCAATGGTCATGTTGTGGTGGATGAAGGACAG TTGAAAGTAACTCAGGGTCTTGGCCGCTTTGTTTCAACTCCATGCGGTGGCGAGGCTGTGTTTGGTCGCATTAAGGCCAGGGATCAG GCACGACAACCAATGGCAGTAGAGCGAGAACCATATTCAGGTCCTGTAGCAGAAATACAAGAAGAGGCTCAAATCATGAAGTCCCTAGATCATTCAGCCTTCATGACCCCTGTTGAGCCTTCTTTCCATACTCGACCTCCAACACGTGGAGGAGGGCGCAACATGCAAGACTCAAGTTTCTCACTTAGTG GTGCTCAGATTGATGACAAGATGGGTGTTCGTTCAGGAACACGTGTTAGCAATCCTCCAGGTGGTAAGTCAACTGCCCTTTGGTAA
- the LOC112559110 gene encoding dihydropyrimidinase-like isoform X5 — translation MSRTPVKKVPIHLQSAQSRLLIKGGRIVNDDQSFDADIYIEDGIIKQVGNNLVIPGGARTIEARGKLVIPGGIDAHTHMQLPFMGATAADDFYSGTKAALAGGTTMIIDLVCDQRGVSLIDAYEKWRNWADGKVCCDYALQMGVTWWSDQVYKEMEILTQEKGVNSFKMFMAFRNAYMLDDSELYAAFYRCKELGALAMVHAENGRLIDLKAAELISQGVTGPEGHELCRPEEVEAEATQRATTIADQAGAPLLVAPVMSKSSADVISAARRSGKVVFGMPIAASLGTDGTHLWNKCWRHAAGHVTSPPLRPDPSTPGYLLDLLGNNDLQLTGSDNRTFNADQKALGKDDFRYIPSGVNGAEDRMSVLWEKAVHSGKMDACRFVAVTSTSAAKIFNIYPKKGRIAVGSDADIVIWDPKLTRKISAKTHHHAVDFNIFEGMECHGVPLFVITNGHVVVDEGQLKVTQGLGRFVSTPCGGEAVFGRIKARDQARQPMAVEREPYSGPVAEIQEEAQIMKSLDHSAFMTPVEPSFHTRPPTRGGGRNMQDSSFSLSGAQIDDKMGVRSGTRVSNPPGGKSTALW, via the exons AGTGCACAATCACGGCTGCTTATCAAGGGTGGCCGTATTGTTAATGATGACCAGTCATTTGATGCAGACATCTATATTGAAGATGGCATTATTAA GCAGGTGGGGAATAACCTTGTTATCCCTGGTGGAGCCCGTACCATTGAAGCTCGAGGCAAGCTTGTCATTCCTG GGGGCATTGATGCACATACCCATATGCAGCTGCCATTCATGGGGGCTACTGCTGCAGATGATTTCTACAGTGGCACCAAAGCTGCTCTTGCAGGGGGCACCACCATGATCA ttgACCTGGTTTGTGACCAGCGTGGTGTGTCATTGATTGATGCATATGAAAAATGGCGAAACTGGGCTGATGGAAAGGTGTGTTGTGACTATGCTTTGCAAATGGGTGTCACCTGGTGGAGTGACCAAGTATACAAGGAGATGGAGATTCTCACCCAAGAGAAAG GTGTAAATTCCTTCAAGATGTTCATGGCCTTCAGAAACGCCTACATGCTTGATGATTCTGAGCTTTATGCTGCGTTTTATCGATGTAAAGAACTTGGGGCCCTTGCCATGGTGCATGCTGAAAATGGACGGCTCATTGATCTG AAAGCAGCTGAGTTAATTTCCCAAGGAGTGACTGGACCCGAAGGTCATGAACTCTGCCGGCCGGAGGAG GTGGAAGCAGAAGCCACCCAGCGTGCCACTACCATTGCTGATCAGGCAGGAGCTCCACTTCTTGTTGCCCCTGTGATGAGCAAATCATCAGCTGATGTCATTTCTGCTGCACGAAGAAGTG GGAAGGTGGTATTTGGAATGCCCATTGCAGCCAGTCTTGGAACAGATGGTACCCATCTGTGGAATAAGTGCTGGCGTCATGCTGCAGGCCATGTAACCAGTCCACCTCTTAGACCTGATCCCTCAACACCAGGGTATCTGCTTGACCTCCTTGGAAA CAATGATCTGCAGCTGACTGGGTCAGACAATCGCACTTTTAATGCTGACCAGAAGGCACTTGGCAAAGATGATTTCCGGTATATTCCTAGTGGTGTCAATGGAGCCGAGGATCGCATGTCTGTTCTCTGGGAAAAGGCTGTG CATTCTGGCAAGATGGACGCATGCAGATTTGTTGCAGTGACAAGTACTTCTGCAgccaaaatatttaacatttatccAAAGAAG gggCGCATTGCAGTTGGGTCTGATGCTGACATAGTTATCTGGGATCCCAAGCTGACACGCAAGATTTCTGCTAAGACACATCACCATGCAGTAGACTTTAACATCTTTGAAGGCATGGAATGCCATGGTGTGCCGCTTTTTGTTATCACCAATGGTCATGTTGTGGTGGATGAAGGACAG TTGAAAGTAACTCAGGGTCTTGGCCGCTTTGTTTCAACTCCATGCGGTGGCGAGGCTGTGTTTGGTCGCATTAAGGCCAGGGATCAG GCACGACAACCAATGGCAGTAGAGCGAGAACCATATTCAGGTCCTGTAGCAGAAATACAAGAAGAGGCTCAAATCATGAAGTCCCTAGATCATTCAGCCTTCATGACCCCTGTTGAGCCTTCTTTCCATACTCGACCTCCAACACGTGGAGGAGGGCGCAACATGCAAGACTCAAGTTTCTCACTTAGTG GTGCTCAGATTGATGACAAGATGGGTGTTCGTTCAGGAACACGTGTTAGCAATCCTCCAGGTGGTAAGTCAACTGCCCTTTGGTAA